From Candidatus Desulfofervidus auxilii, a single genomic window includes:
- the fliG gene encoding flagellar motor switch protein FliG: MHKKLNGLEKASILLLSLDENLAAQVLRNLDDREIQKLTQCMSQLEVVSKEEIKEVLKEAIQKLKEVGIVGKGKDFVSRLLTKALGEKRSEELLKVLKGISTFPGETGSTFQLDSKMLATLIQDEHPQIIALILSCMDPEKAKEVISELPQEYRADIIYRISTMESIPPEVVEEIQETLRNKITGTGIGEARHGGLDKVLEIVKKMDKNTIEAILTDLQELDSNLAVKIENQLFTFEDLIHLDDRSVQTLLREIDTRDLVLALKAASEELKDLFLRNVSQRAREMILDDMEAMGPVRLKDVEAAQQRIVDVAKKLEEEGKIILQRSGEENVFV; encoded by the coding sequence AGAGATTCAAAAGTTAACTCAATGTATGTCTCAATTAGAAGTTGTTAGTAAAGAAGAAATAAAAGAAGTATTAAAGGAAGCTATACAGAAGTTAAAAGAAGTTGGGATTGTAGGAAAAGGAAAAGATTTTGTCTCTAGACTTCTTACTAAAGCCTTAGGAGAAAAAAGAAGTGAAGAGCTTTTGAAGGTATTAAAAGGAATTTCCACTTTTCCAGGTGAAACAGGAAGTACATTTCAATTGGATAGCAAAATGCTAGCTACACTTATCCAAGATGAACATCCTCAGATTATTGCCCTTATTCTTTCATGTATGGATCCAGAAAAAGCAAAAGAAGTTATTAGTGAATTGCCTCAAGAATACAGAGCAGACATCATTTATCGAATTTCTACTATGGAAAGTATTCCTCCTGAAGTAGTAGAGGAGATTCAAGAGACACTACGTAATAAAATTACTGGCACAGGTATAGGAGAGGCAAGACATGGAGGATTAGATAAAGTTTTAGAGATTGTGAAAAAAATGGATAAAAATACAATTGAAGCTATTTTAACTGATCTTCAAGAATTAGATTCAAATCTTGCTGTTAAAATAGAAAATCAATTGTTTACTTTTGAAGATCTAATTCATCTAGATGATCGTAGTGTTCAAACTTTACTTCGTGAGATTGATACTCGTGATTTAGTATTAGCCTTAAAAGCCGCTAGTGAAGAGCTTAAAGACCTATTTTTGAGAAATGTTTCTCAAAGAGCACGGGAGATGATTTTAGATGACATGGAAGCCATGGGGCCAGTAAGATTGAAAGATGTAGAAGCAGCTCAACAAAGAATCGTTGATGTAGCAAAGAAATTAGAAGAGGAAGGTAAGATTATTTTACAAAGAAGTGGAGAAGAAAATGTCTTTGTCTAA
- the flhB gene encoding flagellar biosynthesis protein FlhB — MPWFREEDKTEPATPKRREEARSKGQVARSQEIPSAFIILGSTLVLYFCGNYMCRQLVCFSKEIFIEAGRFPLNDVNFLKISILSIKTISYIMCPLFVTLVIIGFSGNCLQTGFLFTTYPIIPDISRINPINGIKRLFSMSSFIELIKSLFKLLLIGFVTYRTIKSELPYLSMLSTTSYYDVFVYTAKITLKLCLQVGLIMCILAIADYCYQRYEYEEGLKMTKQEVKEEYKEREGDPKIKARLRSMQRQLARRRMLQEVPKADVVITNPTLIAVALKYTYGEMPAPQVVAKGAGFLAEKIKQIAITHNIMIVENKWLAQILYRTVNVGDFIPPKLYQAVAEVLAYVYQIKGRRIAV, encoded by the coding sequence GTGCCTTGGTTTAGAGAAGAAGATAAAACTGAACCGGCAACGCCGAAAAGGCGAGAAGAAGCTCGCAGTAAAGGGCAAGTAGCTAGGAGTCAAGAAATCCCTTCAGCCTTTATCATTTTAGGAAGTACTTTAGTTCTTTATTTCTGTGGAAATTATATGTGTCGTCAGTTGGTTTGTTTTAGTAAAGAGATTTTTATAGAAGCAGGTCGTTTCCCATTAAATGATGTAAATTTCCTTAAAATAAGCATTTTAAGTATAAAAACTATAAGTTATATAATGTGTCCATTATTTGTAACCTTGGTGATAATTGGTTTTTCAGGTAATTGTTTACAAACAGGTTTCCTTTTCACTACTTATCCAATCATTCCTGATATTTCCCGTATTAATCCTATAAATGGTATAAAACGTTTATTTTCAATGAGTTCTTTTATCGAATTAATTAAATCTTTATTTAAATTGTTACTTATAGGTTTTGTTACTTATAGGACTATTAAATCAGAATTACCTTATCTTTCTATGTTAAGTACTACTTCTTATTATGATGTATTTGTTTATACAGCGAAAATAACATTAAAACTTTGTCTACAAGTAGGTTTAATTATGTGTATTTTAGCTATAGCAGATTATTGTTATCAAAGATATGAATATGAAGAAGGCTTAAAGATGACAAAACAGGAAGTAAAGGAAGAATATAAAGAAAGAGAAGGTGATCCAAAGATTAAGGCAAGATTAAGAAGTATGCAACGGCAGCTTGCTAGAAGACGTATGCTTCAGGAAGTACCTAAAGCTGATGTAGTTATTACTAACCCAACATTAATAGCTGTAGCACTCAAATATACCTATGGAGAGATGCCAGCACCTCAGGTAGTAGCTAAAGGAGCAGGATTTTTAGCAGAAAAAATAAAACAAATTGCTATAACACACAATATTATGATTGTAGAGAATAAATGGCTAGCGCAAATTCTTTATAGAACTGTAAATGTTGGTGATTTTATACCTCCTAAACTATATCAAGCAGTAGCTGAAGTTTTAGCATATGTCTATCAGATTAAAGGGAGGAGGATAGCAGTCTGA
- the fliO gene encoding flagellar biosynthetic protein FliO, with translation MRFLVTFITLFLIMISLCFANEAKKDIVNETLDKYISPLKTNPDRKMISENFPQSSLPSLLKSLSALFFVLGIILLSFWGFKKIIKRGMKNISGQMIKVIALHHLSPRQMIAVVDIIGERLVLGITPNQITTLAKLNTSKVDTEFAVNFRQEALKTENAMSQMLAILKEKMGELKRI, from the coding sequence ATGAGATTTTTAGTAACTTTTATCACTCTTTTTCTTATAATGATTTCCTTATGTTTTGCAAATGAAGCAAAAAAAGATATTGTAAATGAAACTTTAGACAAATACATTTCTCCTCTTAAAACAAATCCTGATAGAAAAATGATATCTGAAAATTTTCCTCAATCATCACTTCCTTCTTTATTGAAAAGTTTAAGTGCTTTATTTTTCGTTTTAGGGATAATTTTATTAAGTTTTTGGGGTTTTAAAAAAATAATAAAACGGGGAATGAAAAATATTAGTGGGCAAATGATAAAGGTAATAGCTCTTCATCATCTTTCACCACGTCAAATGATTGCAGTAGTAGACATTATTGGTGAAAGGTTGGTTTTAGGAATAACACCTAATCAGATTACTACTTTAGCTAAATTAAATACATCTAAAGTAGATACAGAATTTGCTGTGAATTTTAGACAAGAAGCTTTAAAGACAGAAAATGCTATGTCTCAGATGTTGGCGATTTTAAAAGAGAAAATGGGGGAATTAAAGCGAATATGA
- a CDS encoding FliM/FliN family flagellar motor switch protein, whose translation MSQILTEKEVEVLQKALSEKQVSLEGEKRVPKVQKYDFIVQKRITPRIAAILNVVFNRFLVNFRASLSLKLRRVIRMQLLPFDNQKFNELTEGLPPVCWLEIIEIAPLPGQCLFIINPELVSVLVDLLCGGNGKRPTKEIQAVFAPLEQSVMNKIVVLALKDLESAWETVMKVKVKSVGLEFNPQLLTGFSPDDYFCLIPVKVTLGEFNSMMAFGLPHYTLEPLKEQFLEKKEVQPVDQEAMQKLLNHLLDTEVEVTVELATKEMRLKDIMEMEREKIIDLNKSLSEEVIVKVEGMPLFKGYPVQFKGNKAVKISEVLKSFSLEEEVHETNNTKG comes from the coding sequence ATGTCTCAAATATTAACAGAAAAAGAAGTAGAGGTTCTACAAAAAGCCCTTAGTGAAAAGCAAGTCTCATTGGAAGGAGAGAAAAGAGTACCAAAGGTTCAAAAATATGATTTTATTGTTCAAAAAAGGATAACTCCCCGCATTGCAGCTATTTTAAATGTAGTTTTTAACCGTTTTTTAGTAAACTTTAGGGCTTCTCTTTCTTTAAAATTAAGACGAGTTATTAGAATGCAACTTTTGCCTTTTGATAATCAAAAATTTAATGAATTGACCGAAGGATTACCACCTGTATGTTGGTTAGAAATTATTGAAATAGCACCATTACCAGGTCAATGTCTTTTTATTATTAATCCTGAACTTGTTTCCGTCTTAGTAGACCTTCTTTGTGGTGGAAATGGGAAAAGACCAACAAAAGAAATTCAAGCTGTTTTTGCTCCCTTAGAACAATCAGTAATGAATAAAATTGTTGTTTTAGCCCTTAAAGATTTGGAAAGTGCTTGGGAAACAGTGATGAAGGTAAAAGTAAAGTCAGTAGGATTAGAATTTAATCCACAATTACTTACAGGATTTTCTCCTGATGATTATTTCTGTCTTATTCCTGTTAAGGTTACATTAGGAGAATTCAATAGCATGATGGCCTTTGGTTTGCCTCATTATACTTTAGAACCTTTAAAAGAACAATTTTTAGAAAAAAAAGAAGTCCAACCAGTTGACCAAGAAGCTATGCAAAAACTACTAAATCATCTTTTAGATACAGAAGTTGAAGTTACTGTAGAATTAGCAACCAAAGAAATGCGTTTGAAAGACATTATGGAAATGGAAAGAGAGAAAATCATTGATCTTAATAAAAGTCTTTCAGAGGAAGTAATTGTAAAAGTGGAAGGTATGCCTTTGTTTAAAGGTTATCCTGTCCAATTTAAGGGCAACAAAGCAGTAAAGATTTCAGAGGTATTAAAATCTTTTTCTCTAGAGGAGGAAGTTCATGAAACAAACAATACCAAAGGATAA
- the fliQ gene encoding flagellar biosynthesis protein FliQ — MTPEFVLGIGQETLKITLLISAPMLLAGLIAGVLVSLFQAVTQIHEMTLIFVPKILAVVVALIFFSPWMLRLMLDFTIRIFTQFPIYLG, encoded by the coding sequence ATGACACCTGAATTTGTTTTAGGTATAGGACAGGAGACTTTAAAAATAACACTGCTTATCTCTGCACCTATGCTTTTAGCTGGTTTAATTGCAGGAGTACTAGTAAGTCTTTTTCAAGCTGTTACTCAAATCCATGAAATGACTTTAATTTTTGTACCTAAAATTTTAGCAGTAGTAGTAGCTTTAATCTTTTTTTCACCATGGATGTTACGTTTAATGTTAGATTTTACTATACGCATTTTTACTCAATTTCCTATTTATTTGGGATGA
- a CDS encoding OmpA family protein: protein MPRKKKEEESKRPNTFVISFAALSTIILAFFITMTTMATIVEEKVVRGFYSIRASFGVTGGKISPLESFLGTLEEYTLEGVDHKAILQLQEFLRKHPLAKDIHLGITKRGLIVALGADLLFSPGSAELHPRIYPILEKVAWLISSCKNQIRIEGYTDNTPIHTSLFPSNWELSGNRALAVLKYFLNKGIPAKRMVAVGYGETNPLFPNDTPEHRAKNRRVWIVLEGIPKKIKKSEILNVRGFIFKVR, encoded by the coding sequence ATGCCAAGGAAGAAAAAAGAAGAAGAAAGTAAAAGACCTAATACTTTTGTAATTAGTTTTGCTGCACTCTCTACTATTATTCTAGCATTTTTCATCACTATGACTACAATGGCCACCATTGTTGAAGAAAAGGTAGTAAGAGGTTTTTATTCTATTAGAGCAAGCTTTGGGGTAACTGGTGGGAAAATCTCTCCATTAGAAAGTTTCTTAGGTACCCTAGAGGAATACACTTTGGAAGGTGTAGATCATAAAGCAATTTTACAATTACAAGAGTTTTTACGTAAGCATCCTTTAGCAAAGGATATTCATTTAGGTATTACAAAAAGAGGATTGATTGTAGCATTGGGAGCTGATTTGCTATTTTCACCAGGAAGTGCAGAATTACATCCTCGCATTTACCCAATTTTGGAAAAAGTTGCTTGGTTAATTAGTAGTTGTAAAAATCAAATAAGGATAGAAGGTTATACTGATAATACTCCTATTCATACTTCACTTTTCCCTTCTAATTGGGAGCTCTCAGGGAATAGGGCATTAGCTGTTTTGAAATATTTCTTAAATAAAGGAATTCCAGCCAAAAGAATGGTAGCTGTTGGCTATGGAGAAACAAATCCTCTTTTCCCTAACGATACTCCAGAACATCGAGCAAAGAATAGAAGAGTATGGATTGTTTTAGAAGGAATACCAAAAAAAATAAAGAAATCAGAAATTTTAAATGTACGAGGTTTTATTTTCAAAGTGAGGTAA
- a CDS encoding FliI/YscN family ATPase, which yields MIDLNKYYRRIVESEPILVRGKVKKVVGLVVEGAGVKAAVGDVCEIVTSDKKIEAEVIGFKENMLLLMPFGEIRGVLPGSEILHLERRATVGVGKGLLGRIINALGEPLDDKGGIKIEEEYQLYALSSNPLERIPIDTPLDVGIRSINGLLTLGKGQRIGIFSGSGVGKTTLLGMMVRNAEADVKVVALIGERGREVRDFVEKHIKNAMNKTVLVVATSDQPPLLRMRGAFVATAIAEYFRDQGKDVLLIMDSLTRFAMAQRELGLSAGEPPTTKGYTPSVFATLPKLLERAGYWQKGSITALYTVLVEGDDMSDPIADASRAILDGHIILARELARQNHYPPIDILNSVSRVMPDIVDQKHLYLANEFRDALAAYKSAEDLINIGAYVKGSNPRIDRSLELIEKLRTYLKQDMNEKVSFEKSIEQLQEIFYEI from the coding sequence ATGATAGATTTAAATAAATATTATCGAAGAATTGTTGAATCTGAACCGATTTTAGTAAGGGGTAAAGTGAAAAAAGTAGTTGGACTTGTTGTTGAGGGTGCGGGTGTGAAGGCTGCTGTAGGTGATGTATGCGAGATTGTAACAAGTGATAAAAAAATAGAGGCAGAGGTGATTGGTTTTAAAGAAAATATGCTTCTTTTAATGCCTTTTGGTGAAATACGAGGAGTTTTACCTGGAAGTGAAATTCTACATTTGGAAAGACGAGCTACAGTAGGTGTAGGTAAAGGATTATTGGGGAGAATAATAAATGCTTTAGGAGAACCACTTGATGATAAAGGAGGAATAAAAATAGAAGAAGAATACCAACTTTATGCTCTATCTTCCAATCCACTTGAAAGAATTCCTATAGATACACCACTTGATGTAGGCATAAGAAGTATAAATGGATTACTTACTTTAGGAAAAGGCCAAAGAATAGGCATCTTTTCTGGTAGTGGAGTGGGAAAAACAACTCTGCTTGGGATGATGGTGAGGAATGCTGAAGCTGATGTGAAAGTAGTTGCCCTTATTGGAGAAAGAGGAAGAGAAGTGAGAGATTTTGTGGAAAAGCATATTAAAAATGCTATGAATAAAACAGTTCTAGTAGTAGCAACTTCTGATCAACCGCCTCTTTTACGTATGCGAGGTGCTTTTGTAGCAACAGCTATTGCCGAATATTTTAGGGATCAGGGAAAAGATGTGCTTTTAATTATGGATTCTCTTACCCGTTTTGCTATGGCTCAACGTGAATTAGGGCTTTCTGCAGGTGAACCACCTACTACTAAAGGCTATACACCTTCAGTTTTTGCTACTTTACCAAAGCTGTTAGAAAGGGCAGGTTATTGGCAAAAGGGTAGTATTACTGCTCTTTATACAGTATTAGTAGAAGGTGATGATATGTCAGATCCTATTGCTGATGCTTCAAGGGCAATCTTAGATGGACATATCATACTTGCACGAGAACTTGCCAGACAAAATCATTATCCTCCAATAGATATTTTAAACAGCGTTAGTAGAGTAATGCCAGATATTGTAGATCAAAAGCATCTTTATTTAGCAAATGAATTTCGAGATGCTTTGGCTGCTTATAAGTCTGCAGAAGATTTAATTAATATTGGTGCCTATGTGAAAGGAAGTAATCCGCGCATAGATAGATCTTTAGAACTTATAGAAAAACTTAGGACTTATTTAAAGCAAGATATGAATGAAAAAGTTTCTTTTGAAAAAAGCATAGAACAATTACAGGAGATCTTCTATGAAATTTAA
- a CDS encoding OmpA family protein, whose product MAKRDPNFWMLTYSDMMTLLLTFFVMLISMSSFDIEKFKTYAASVGHALISGNGLGIFKKGGTGKIELISRREILEQLKKTVPKNIVAELTRNIEVIPRKDGWIFRIPADILFAPNSQEISPNAYPILDKISMLIKNLLVDVEVRGHTDDKEKNKWELSLRRAAKVLRYFTEKKKLNPERFVLMGFADTKPIVPNINEENRAKNRRVEIIVKKKKFIIGS is encoded by the coding sequence ATGGCTAAAAGAGATCCAAATTTTTGGATGCTTACTTATTCTGATATGATGACACTCCTTCTTACCTTTTTTGTGATGTTAATTTCAATGTCTTCATTTGATATTGAGAAATTTAAAACATATGCAGCTAGTGTAGGTCATGCTTTAATAAGTGGAAATGGTCTTGGTATATTTAAAAAAGGAGGAACAGGAAAGATTGAATTAATTTCTCGTCGTGAGATTTTAGAACAATTAAAGAAAACTGTACCAAAAAACATAGTAGCAGAGCTTACCAGAAATATAGAAGTAATACCAAGAAAAGATGGGTGGATTTTTAGAATTCCTGCTGATATTCTTTTTGCTCCAAATAGTCAAGAAATTTCTCCTAATGCTTATCCCATTTTAGATAAAATTTCTATGTTAATTAAAAATTTATTAGTTGATGTGGAAGTAAGAGGTCATACTGATGACAAAGAGAAAAATAAATGGGAACTTTCTTTAAGACGGGCAGCAAAGGTACTTCGATATTTTACTGAAAAGAAAAAACTAAATCCTGAGCGTTTTGTTCTTATGGGGTTTGCTGATACAAAACCTATAGTGCCTAACATTAATGAAGAAAATAGAGCAAAAAATAGAAGAGTAGAAATTATTGTTAAAAAGAAAAAATTTATTATAGGGAGCTAA
- a CDS encoding flagellar basal body-associated FliL family protein, giving the protein MAEEETQKLEEKKEKKDFLKLIMVISQILILLLVVAIFVYFKFFFSLPTVPATVESQEKIKKQEESTVQKQVISHLDPFVVNLLDEEGRRFLKVTIDLVVESEKVSKEIGERLPEIRDLIIVCLSDKSFNEISDQMGKMRLRNEIKQQLNSLLTTGKVTKVLFTEFVVQ; this is encoded by the coding sequence ATGGCAGAAGAAGAAACTCAAAAATTGGAAGAGAAAAAAGAAAAAAAGGACTTTCTTAAGCTAATAATGGTGATTTCTCAAATTCTCATTCTGCTTTTAGTTGTAGCAATATTTGTTTATTTTAAATTCTTTTTCTCTTTACCCACTGTTCCTGCTACAGTGGAATCACAAGAAAAAATAAAGAAGCAAGAAGAGTCTACTGTACAAAAACAAGTAATTTCTCATTTAGATCCTTTTGTTGTTAATCTTTTAGATGAAGAAGGGAGACGTTTTTTAAAAGTAACAATAGATTTAGTAGTGGAGTCTGAAAAAGTAAGTAAAGAAATAGGAGAAAGATTGCCAGAAATAAGGGACCTTATTATTGTATGTCTTAGTGATAAAAGTTTTAATGAAATTTCAGACCAAATGGGGAAAATGAGGTTAAGGAATGAAATTAAACAGCAGCTTAACAGTCTACTTACCACAGGAAAAGTAACCAAAGTTTTATTTACTGAGTTTGTAGTGCAATAA
- the fliJ gene encoding flagellar export protein FliJ produces MKFKLEQVLTFHQKQEERLSKELADIKLKLENQRAHLQSLNDERINLLNSIRDHQEKSEGLWDVIACFHYLSVLDKKIEKAKEGINILKIQYEVKQKQLIETAKERKILEKLKERWWRQEQKVLLKKEQVLLDEFAINGYVRREG; encoded by the coding sequence ATGAAATTTAAATTAGAACAAGTTTTAACATTTCATCAAAAACAAGAAGAAAGATTATCAAAAGAATTAGCAGATATTAAATTAAAACTAGAAAATCAACGAGCTCATTTGCAGTCTTTAAATGATGAAAGAATAAATTTGCTTAATTCTATTCGTGATCATCAAGAAAAATCAGAAGGATTGTGGGATGTTATTGCCTGTTTTCATTATTTAAGTGTTTTAGACAAAAAAATCGAAAAGGCAAAGGAAGGGATTAATATTCTTAAAATTCAATATGAAGTAAAGCAGAAACAGCTTATTGAGACAGCTAAAGAAAGGAAAATCTTAGAAAAACTTAAGGAAAGATGGTGGAGACAGGAACAGAAAGTTTTGCTTAAAAAAGAACAAGTATTATTAGATGAATTTGCTATTAATGGTTATGTGCGCAGGGAAGGTTAA
- the fliP gene encoding flagellar type III secretion system pore protein FliP (The bacterial flagellar biogenesis protein FliP forms a type III secretion system (T3SS)-type pore required for flagellar assembly.), with the protein MKKVIAIIILTIFCCPNIGFSQEFFNHSYTISTVIQIAILLTILSLAPAILIMLTSFTRFIIVFSILRQAMGTQQMPPNQVLIGISLFLTFFVMTPVWQKINQQAFKPYLSHQLSLEAAFVKASIPLREFMLKQTREKDLALFAKLAKITPATPADLPMTIIIPAFVISELKTAFQIGFFIYIPFLVIDMVVASVLLSMGMLMLPPIMISLPFKLMLFVLVDGWGLIVGSLLQSINF; encoded by the coding sequence ATGAAGAAAGTAATTGCAATAATCATTTTAACTATTTTTTGCTGTCCTAATATAGGTTTTTCTCAAGAGTTTTTCAATCATTCTTATACTATAAGTACAGTTATACAAATTGCTATTTTACTTACAATTCTTTCCTTAGCTCCTGCTATTTTAATTATGCTTACTTCTTTTACTCGCTTTATAATAGTTTTTTCTATCTTAAGACAAGCTATGGGTACTCAACAGATGCCTCCTAATCAGGTACTGATTGGAATTTCTCTTTTCCTTACTTTCTTTGTAATGACTCCTGTATGGCAAAAAATTAATCAGCAAGCATTTAAACCTTATCTTTCTCATCAACTTTCTTTAGAAGCTGCCTTTGTTAAAGCTTCAATTCCTTTACGTGAATTTATGCTTAAACAAACTCGAGAAAAGGATTTAGCCCTATTTGCAAAATTAGCAAAAATTACCCCAGCGACACCAGCTGATTTACCAATGACAATTATTATCCCAGCTTTTGTCATTAGTGAATTGAAAACAGCATTTCAAATAGGCTTTTTCATTTATATACCATTTCTTGTTATTGATATGGTTGTAGCCTCTGTCTTACTTTCTATGGGAATGTTGATGCTACCGCCTATTATGATTTCTCTACCATTTAAATTAATGCTTTTCGTATTAGTAGATGGATGGGGATTGATTGTGGGTTCACTGTTACAAAGCATTAATTTTTAG
- a CDS encoding MotA/TolQ/ExbB proton channel family protein, with the protein MDIATILGIISAFGLMIAAILQGSGLTLFIDIPSVLIVAGGTIGATLIDFPLKEVFRAVKVAKNAFFNKLEVPTEYVRLLVSFAERARKEGILALEAETEKIDNPFLKKGLQMLVDGFEPRVIEDTLGKEIDYLKERHKLGADIFTAMGTFSPAMGMIGTLIGLVQMLQNMSDPSSIGPAMAVALITTFYGAVLANVVFLPISGKLQVLSKYECLIKEMILEGILAISEGLNPRIVEQKLHVFLEPRLRALTEKKGE; encoded by the coding sequence ATGGATATTGCTACTATTTTAGGTATTATTTCTGCCTTTGGTTTAATGATTGCAGCTATTTTGCAAGGTAGTGGTTTAACACTTTTTATAGATATTCCATCTGTCTTAATAGTAGCTGGAGGAACTATTGGTGCTACATTAATAGACTTTCCTTTAAAAGAAGTTTTTCGAGCAGTAAAGGTAGCCAAAAATGCTTTTTTTAACAAACTGGAAGTTCCTACAGAGTATGTACGCCTTCTTGTTTCTTTTGCTGAAAGAGCACGTAAAGAAGGGATTCTTGCTTTAGAAGCAGAAACTGAAAAGATAGATAATCCATTTCTTAAAAAAGGTCTTCAAATGCTTGTAGATGGTTTTGAACCAAGAGTAATAGAAGATACTTTAGGGAAAGAGATAGATTATTTAAAAGAAAGACATAAATTGGGAGCAGATATTTTCACTGCTATGGGTACATTTTCTCCAGCTATGGGAATGATTGGTACTCTTATAGGTTTAGTGCAGATGCTTCAAAATATGTCTGATCCAAGTTCTATTGGGCCAGCAATGGCTGTTGCATTGATTACCACTTTTTATGGAGCTGTCTTGGCTAATGTAGTTTTTCTTCCTATTAGTGGCAAACTTCAAGTATTAAGTAAATATGAGTGTTTAATAAAAGAAATGATTTTGGAAGGAATATTGGCTATTTCAGAAGGACTCAATCCTCGAATAGTTGAGCAAAAACTTCATGTATTTTTAGAACCAAGGCTAAGGGCATTAACTGAAAAGAAGGGAGAGTAA
- the fliN gene encoding flagellar motor switch protein FliN, translated as MKQTIPKDKVKEILKEAADQHIAAPNLELILDVPLQVTVELGRTKMTIRDLLRLREGSVIELSTPVGEPLDILVNQKPVAKGEVVVVNERYGVRILSVISQMERLEQLK; from the coding sequence ATGAAACAAACAATACCAAAGGATAAAGTGAAGGAAATCTTAAAAGAAGCTGCAGATCAACATATAGCAGCACCAAATTTAGAATTAATTTTAGATGTTCCTTTACAAGTTACTGTAGAGTTGGGAAGGACAAAAATGACTATTAGAGATCTTTTACGTTTAAGAGAAGGCTCAGTAATAGAGCTTTCCACTCCAGTAGGAGAGCCGTTAGATATTCTTGTTAATCAGAAACCCGTTGCTAAAGGAGAAGTTGTGGTTGTGAATGAAAGATATGGCGTGAGAATCCTTTCAGTAATAAGTCAGATGGAAAGACTAGAACAGCTTAAATAA
- the fliR gene encoding flagellar type III secretion system protein FliR, giving the protein MKELTILITKYLPYSTYFFLIFVRVFGIVYFFPFFNSMIVPWQVKAGLAAIMSFIILPFFKFQVISFDIWELGIAVIRELCVGLSLGFIIQIIFDGIHLAGQIVGYQMGFAIVNVIDPYMNTQISIIARFKGLLALLIFFSLNAHYLVISGLLKSFELVPIAGWTFKNRMAAQLVRWTGDIFIMALKIASPVLVTLFLTNIALALIARTMPQINVFIIGFPLEIGIGFLMLGITMPFFSWCFRQFFEKGLYEMWFNLRLGGL; this is encoded by the coding sequence ATGAAGGAATTAACTATTTTAATAACAAAATATTTACCTTATAGTACTTACTTTTTCCTTATCTTTGTCCGAGTCTTTGGTATAGTTTATTTCTTTCCTTTCTTTAACAGTATGATTGTGCCTTGGCAGGTAAAAGCAGGACTAGCAGCTATTATGAGTTTTATTATTTTACCATTTTTTAAGTTTCAAGTTATATCATTTGATATTTGGGAATTGGGAATAGCAGTTATCCGTGAATTATGTGTTGGTCTCAGCTTAGGATTTATCATTCAAATAATATTTGATGGTATTCATTTAGCAGGTCAAATAGTCGGTTATCAAATGGGTTTTGCTATTGTAAATGTGATTGATCCATATATGAATACTCAAATTTCTATTATTGCTCGATTTAAAGGATTATTAGCTTTATTAATATTCTTTAGCCTAAATGCCCATTATTTAGTAATTTCAGGTTTACTTAAAAGCTTTGAGCTTGTGCCTATTGCTGGATGGACATTCAAAAACCGCATGGCAGCTCAACTTGTTCGGTGGACAGGAGACATATTTATTATGGCATTAAAAATTGCCTCTCCTGTACTTGTCACTCTTTTTTTAACTAACATCGCCTTAGCTCTTATTGCCCGCACTATGCCCCAAATAAATGTATTTATTATTGGTTTTCCATTAGAAATAGGCATAGGCTTTTTAATGCTTGGAATTACTATGCCTTTTTTCTCTTGGTGTTTCCGACAATTTTTTGAAAAAGGGCTTTATGAAATGTGGTTTAATCTCCGTTTAGGAGGATTATAG